A stretch of the Borreliella spielmanii genome encodes the following:
- a CDS encoding GerMN domain-containing protein, protein MKRKKSSSPTKSDMLLILIAIILTIISALLIIKNSLIMHIFKEKNYDNSLFESNQTQDNRLIEAKKVTNKNTNIKILKNENFLIQPPEIKKLEEELKQNQRNNNLKNKKFIKLYFIKVTPEGYFLRQTVKRAIYYDKNILEETLKSLIKGPNEYELKNNFLSLIPIKTKLLNLSLSEGIAKINLSKEFYENSFGIEGIINQIAQITLTCLEIKGIAGIILTIENNPIILEELNLNFSGILNKKTLDKY, encoded by the coding sequence GAAAAGAAAAAAAAGTTCAAGTCCAACCAAATCAGACATGCTTTTAATTTTAATTGCTATTATTTTAACAATAATTAGTGCACTATTAATAATCAAAAATTCGCTTATTATGCATATTTTTAAGGAAAAAAATTACGATAACAGTTTATTTGAATCAAATCAAACACAAGATAACAGATTAATTGAAGCTAAAAAAGTCACTAATAAAAATACAAATATAAAAATACTTAAAAATGAAAATTTTTTAATTCAACCACCAGAAATAAAAAAACTTGAAGAAGAACTCAAACAAAACCAAAGAAATAATAACCTTAAAAACAAAAAATTTATTAAGCTTTATTTTATAAAAGTCACCCCAGAAGGCTATTTTTTAAGACAAACTGTAAAAAGAGCTATATATTACGACAAAAATATTCTTGAAGAAACACTAAAATCTTTAATTAAAGGTCCAAATGAATACGAACTAAAAAATAATTTTTTAAGTTTAATTCCTATAAAAACTAAACTGTTAAACTTAAGCCTAAGCGAAGGAATTGCTAAAATAAATTTATCTAAAGAATTTTATGAAAATAGCTTCGGAATTGAAGGTATAATTAATCAAATCGCTCAAATAACCTTAACATGCCTTGAAATTAAAGGAATTGCTGGAATAATTTTAACAATAGAAAATAATCCAATAATACTTGAAGAATTAAACTTAAACTTCTCGGGAATATTAAATAAAAAGACTTTAGACAAATATTAA
- a CDS encoding TlyA family RNA methyltransferase gives MKGFRNNLLNILCKRYPEKTRKELMVLILTGNIYVNSHKEKNPKMLINKTSKIDLVDNTCQVFVSRGGYKLLEALKGFKLEVKNKICVDVGSSTGGFTDCLLQCGANFVYSIDVGINQLSYKLRVDPRVKVLERTNIFDVTEFKIMPNFAVVDVSFRSSISICANLIDKLSDNFIIVLIKPQFEVKSLNLDIKNFNGVVNAKYLKIILQGVIEKLYKNKLQVKNILKLKTKGKKGNQEFMFLVVRSSVYNITSSMQLLNNIEF, from the coding sequence TTGAAAGGATTCAGAAATAATTTATTAAACATACTTTGTAAAAGGTATCCAGAAAAAACACGAAAAGAATTAATGGTTTTGATTTTAACAGGTAATATATATGTAAATTCTCATAAAGAAAAAAATCCTAAAATGTTAATAAATAAAACAAGTAAAATAGATTTGGTTGATAATACTTGCCAAGTATTTGTATCAAGGGGAGGCTACAAGCTTTTAGAAGCTCTTAAAGGTTTTAAACTCGAAGTTAAAAATAAAATTTGTGTTGATGTTGGCTCTTCAACTGGTGGCTTTACTGATTGTCTTTTGCAGTGTGGTGCCAATTTTGTTTATTCAATTGATGTAGGCATTAATCAACTTTCTTATAAATTAAGAGTTGATCCAAGAGTTAAAGTTTTAGAAAGAACTAATATTTTTGATGTTACGGAATTTAAAATTATGCCTAATTTTGCCGTTGTAGATGTTTCTTTTAGATCATCAATAAGTATATGCGCAAATTTAATAGACAAACTTTCTGATAATTTTATTATAGTTTTAATCAAGCCTCAGTTTGAGGTTAAAAGTTTAAATTTGGATATAAAAAACTTTAATGGTGTTGTGAATGCTAAGTATTTGAAGATAATTTTGCAAGGCGTAATTGAAAAATTATATAAAAATAAATTACAAGTTAAAAATATATTAAAGTTAAAAACCAAAGGTAAAAAGGGTAATCAAGAATTTATGTTTTTAGTTGTTAGGTCAAGTGTTTACAATATTACAAGTTCTATGCAATTGCTTAACAATATTGAATTTTAA
- a CDS encoding TIGR00282 family metallophosphoesterase: protein MQDNIIKTLIIGDIIGESGLKKVFFNLKNIKNKYRIDLVIANGENSSNGFGITPEIANNLFRSGVNVITTGNHVYSNYKINAYLNKQTYILRPNNFSDLLDGHGYCFFTIRDEKVAIINVQGVLNMNFIVKNPFDNTKKLVNMLSNKARTIFVDFHSESNYEKESFGYFLNGFVTGVVGTHTHIMTQDERILSKGTAYISDIGMTGGLNSVIGFNPDISLKGLLEYISLRAEIVEDDIILQGVIITSNLKTGRALKIERIQK, encoded by the coding sequence ATGCAAGATAACATTATTAAAACCTTGATAATTGGGGATATAATAGGCGAGAGTGGATTAAAAAAAGTTTTTTTTAATCTTAAAAATATAAAAAACAAATATAGAATAGATTTGGTAATTGCTAATGGAGAAAATTCTTCAAATGGTTTTGGAATAACCCCAGAAATAGCAAATAATCTTTTTAGATCGGGTGTTAATGTTATTACCACTGGTAATCATGTGTATTCTAATTACAAAATAAATGCTTATCTAAATAAGCAAACGTATATCTTAAGGCCAAATAATTTTTCAGATTTGTTAGATGGACATGGTTATTGTTTTTTTACTATTAGAGATGAGAAGGTTGCTATTATTAATGTTCAAGGGGTTTTAAATATGAATTTTATTGTTAAAAATCCTTTTGATAATACAAAAAAATTGGTTAATATGCTTAGTAATAAGGCTAGAACCATTTTTGTAGATTTTCATTCTGAGAGTAATTATGAAAAAGAAAGTTTTGGCTATTTTTTAAATGGTTTTGTAACAGGTGTGGTTGGTACTCATACGCATATTATGACTCAAGATGAAAGAATATTGTCAAAAGGGACAGCCTATATTAGTGATATTGGAATGACAGGGGGATTGAATTCTGTAATAGGATTTAATCCCGACATTTCTCTTAAAGGATTACTTGAATATATCTCTTTAAGAGCTGAAATTGTGGAAGATGACATAATTTTACAAGGAGTTATTATTACTTCTAATCTAAAGACAGGCCGTGCTTTAAAAATTGAAAGGATTCAGAAATAA